In Oryza brachyantha chromosome 2, ObraRS2, whole genome shotgun sequence, a single window of DNA contains:
- the LOC102706998 gene encoding squamosa promoter-binding-like protein 3 has product MCSFGMDWNQKSSVLWDWENMPPTGNNTNDNPKNVMHAESKLAVVGVDIGHESAHSSGGTFSSSSEIGYGSSKSSMSVSTGSPSKVGKTIELNFASVEEPGKNMGKGKCKVDDTGTSRSSVVAASRAEPLIGLKLGKRTYFEDVCGGQNVKSSPSGVSAATPSPGLAKKAKVAQQNAPNPYCQVEGCNVDLSSAKTYHRKHRVCEPHSKAPKVVVAGLERRFCQQCSRFHGLTEFDQKKRSCRRRLNDHNARRRKPQPEAISLSSSRLSTILYGDARQQTGLLYGQAPYGQMGSCANSSWDPVPGGFKFTVTKAPWSKPTRTAGVDGTHVSNQQAPSNVLPHGAHHSFDGLMAFKETNVKVLNQGMEASAAASSSAGGPDFERALSLLSINSVGASNLQPGSQMHPSVAAIAGTSNPVMMPSSPAIWQGCLSLDQQAQFQVFDRLGSDDDATPQQLQLPKPPPYGSSQYDQMN; this is encoded by the exons ATGTGCTCTTTTGGGATGGACTGGAATCAGAAGAGCTCAGTTTTGTGGGATTGGGAAAATATGCCACCGACAGGAAACAACACCAACGACAATCCCAAGAATGTGATGCATGCTGAATCAAAACTTGCAGTTGTTGGGGTTGATATAGGTCATGAATCGGCCCATTCTTCTGGTGGTACTTTCTCCTCTAGCTCAGAGATTGGGTATGGTTCATCCAAGAGTTCCATGTCCGTGTCGACTGGTTCTCCCTCCAAAGTGGGAAAAACCATAGAGCTGAATTTTGCATCTGTTGAAGAGCCTGGCAAGAACATGGGCAAAGGTAAGTGCAAAGTTGATGACACTGGAACTTCTCGATCATCGGTGGTAGCAGCCAGCCGTGCAGAGCCCTTAATTGGACTGAAGCTTGGCAAGAGAACATATTTTGAAGATGTCTGTGGAGGGCAGAATGTCAAGAGTTCCCCATCGGGTGTGAGCGCGGCAACCCCATCTCCTGGTCTGGCCAAGAAGGCGAAGGTGGCTCAGCAGAACGCTCCAAATCCATACTGTCAAGTTGAAGGTTGCAATGTTGATCTCTCTTCTGCTAAAACTTACCATCGAAAGCACAGAGTCTGCGAACCTCATAGCAAGGCTCCCAAAGTTGTTGTTGCTGGTCTGGAGCGACGCTTTTGCCAACAGTGTAGCCG GTTTCACGGTTTAACTGAGTTTGACCAGAAAAAACGAAGCTGTCGCAGGCGCCTCAATGACCACAATGCCCGCAGACGGAAGCCGCAACCAGAAGCAATTTCATTAAGCTCATCAAGGCTCTCTACAATACTTTATGGTG ATGCAAGGCAACAGACAGGTCTTCTGTATGGTCAAGCTCCTTATGGTCAGATGGGAAGCTGTGCAAATTCTTCTTGGGATCCAGTACCAGGAGGCTTCAAATTTACAGTAACAAAAGCTCCTTGGTCAAAGCCAACAAGAACTGCAGGTGTTGATGGGACACATGTATCTAATCAGCAGGCGCCGAGCAATGTACTGCCACATGGAGCACATCATAGTTTTGATGGCCTCATGGCATTCAAGGAAACCAACGTGAAGGTCCTTAACCAAG GCATGGAAGCTTCTGCTGCGGCTTCCAGCTCCGCTGGAGGCCCGGACTTCGAGCgtgctctctctcttctgTCAATCAATTCAGTGGGTGCTTCAAACCTCCAGCCAGGTTCTCAGATGCACCCTAGTGTCGCCGCCATTGCCGGCACCTCCAACCCTGTCATGATGCCATCATCCCCGGCTATCTGGCAAGGATGCCTGTCCCTCGATCAGCAGGCGCAGTTCCAGGTTTTCGACCGCCttggcagcgacgacgacgccacgCCACAGCAGCTCCAGCTCCCAAAGCCTCCTCCTTATGGCAGCTCCCAGTATGATCAGATGAACTGA